The Cydia amplana chromosome 9, ilCydAmpl1.1, whole genome shotgun sequence genome includes a region encoding these proteins:
- the LOC134650682 gene encoding small ribosomal subunit protein uS7m, producing MNNVTNKLLLINKFVTHSPCLLRGSFVLQNRSYSRPTSFPDYFQNPIFRKEDQARLIESGEFAKITATPVKPPGSHETSSVYHDPLVNKVINHVMEMGKKKLARSLVEQAFENIKRMQIERYHLATTPEAKAKIELSPKAILYKAIENAKPLLLLSPIKRGGITYQVPGPITEKRSLFLAIKWLLEATNDKERTVHFPQAFAWELLDAANNTGKVVKRKQDLHRQCEANRAYAHYRWQ from the exons ATGAATAACGTAACCAACAAGTTATTATTGATAAATAAATTCGTGACACATTCACCCTGTTTGCTACG AGGGAGCTTCGTGCTTCAAAACCGAAGTTATTCTCGGCCAACAAGTTTCCCAGACTACTTCCAAAATCCCATATTTAGGAAGGAAGATCAGGCAAGGCTTATAGAGAGTGGGGAGTTTGCCAAAATCACTGCAACACCTGTGAAACCACCAGGATCACATGAAACTTCATCGGTGTACCATGATCCACTAGTCAA CAAAGTTATTAATCATGTAATGGAAATGGGCAAGAAGAAGCTGGCTCGCAGTCTAGTTGAACAAGCCTTTGAAAATATAAAGAGGATGCAAATTGAAAGATACCACCTCGCTACCACACCCGAAGCAAAAGCCAAAATTGAGTTGAGTCCAAAAGCAATCTTATACAAAGCCATTGAAAATGCAAAACCATTGTTGTTACTGTCACCAATCAAGAGAGGAGGCATTACTTATCAG GTTCCTGGTCCCATCACAGAGAAGAGATCCCTGTTCCTAGCAATAAAATGGCTGCTAGAAGCCACCAACGACAAAGAGAGAACTGTTCACTTCCCCCAGGCATTTGCTTGGGAGTTGCTGGATGCTGCTAACAACACAGGCAAGGTTGTGAAAAGGAAACAAGACTTGCACCGGCAGTGTGAGGCCAACCGCGCGTACGCTCACTACAGGTGGCAGTGA